From Sulfuracidifex tepidarius, one genomic window encodes:
- a CDS encoding MBL fold metallo-hydrolase yields MLPKILKNGAIILGENFVADGFDEKPFRIISHFHADHIGELSKSISKSLGLVATPATLEVLNLDFNIPPRKTFAINYGIPTYFDNEVLTLEKAEHVFGSCQVLVKLENGTTIGYTGDFKNPLKGTPILKSDVLVIESTYGSEKYRRRFKHEVEDLFYGYVNDALTRGHVTIYSYHGKAQEAMLLLRQSGVIAPFITQGKMMKITEIARKYGYKIEDVFDSSSEEGKQVMKDDWYIEFRHYNEFKKRYSRGTNFVLSGWEFGSAVRRIDPNSYVISFSDHADFDDLLYYVDNSPASMIIVDGGRKGHAKELAEAIRTKLGRKSTYMP; encoded by the coding sequence GTGCTTCCTAAGATATTGAAAAACGGTGCCATTATTTTAGGCGAAAATTTCGTTGCTGATGGTTTCGACGAAAAACCATTTAGGATAATTTCCCATTTTCACGCTGACCATATAGGAGAACTGTCGAAAAGTATTTCTAAGAGTCTAGGACTGGTCGCCACCCCGGCTACATTAGAGGTTCTCAATTTGGATTTCAATATTCCACCAAGGAAGACATTTGCAATAAATTACGGTATTCCTACATATTTTGATAACGAAGTTTTAACCCTAGAGAAGGCAGAGCATGTTTTCGGTTCATGTCAAGTATTAGTAAAGTTAGAAAATGGGACAACAATAGGCTATACAGGAGATTTCAAGAATCCACTAAAAGGCACTCCGATACTTAAGTCGGATGTTCTAGTTATAGAGTCAACTTACGGTAGCGAAAAGTATAGAAGACGCTTCAAGCACGAGGTTGAGGATCTATTTTACGGCTATGTAAACGATGCTCTGACCCGTGGTCACGTGACAATTTATAGCTATCATGGAAAGGCTCAAGAGGCAATGTTATTGTTGAGACAGTCGGGAGTAATAGCTCCTTTCATTACTCAAGGGAAGATGATGAAAATAACGGAGATAGCTAGGAAGTACGGTTACAAAATAGAGGATGTGTTTGACTCGTCTAGTGAAGAGGGGAAACAAGTGATGAAAGATGATTGGTATATTGAGTTCAGACACTATAACGAGTTCAAGAAGAGATATAGTAGAGGAACTAATTTCGTCCTTTCTGGATGGGAATTTGGATCGGCAGTAAGAAGAATAGATCCAAACAGCTACGTTATTTCTTTCAGCGACCATGCAGACTTCGATGACCTTTTGTATTACGTTGATAACTCACCAGCCTCCATGATCATTGTAGATGGAGGGAGGAAAGGGCATGCTAAGGAGCTAGCAGAAGCGATAAGGACGAAACTAGGTAGGAAATCTACTTATATGCCGTAA
- a CDS encoding glutamyl-tRNA reductase: protein MLDKKKIEDQLNDNFSALIFTYKNVGIKYLHNYYLNECEIKKIHELVKGGFFVLQTCNRVEIYIHSENAKHVAESLLEHIYSIHNGKLERHESIIKNGLETIKHLFYVASGVDSIAVGEYEILNQIKNAMLESKKMGIMDKEIERLIERALRVGRNARSRTNISKGKVGIYSLTLDKIKSVINDLEKASVLVIGAGEIGSKMSELLYKEGIKNVTIMNRTLSKAEELGKKYGYNSMSLDFSRVSDFDVVISAVSGIRNQIKLEGDRPLILVDLSVPSLFYGKNVLTLTDLQDYSMLNMANRLEELPKIDEIVEEGVQEFMIDHIKEQQNEIISRILGNVERVRETEVKKAKRELEKRNINVDKDIDEVLDVMSKSIINKGLEPLIKNIKVMVENDERRYINFLIDVFNYGHIPDDKTEEIKRKETPERSDG from the coding sequence ATGCTCGACAAGAAGAAAATAGAGGATCAATTGAATGATAATTTCTCAGCTTTAATTTTCACTTATAAAAATGTAGGAATAAAATACTTACATAACTATTATCTAAATGAATGTGAAATTAAAAAAATACATGAGCTAGTTAAAGGAGGATTCTTCGTACTTCAAACTTGTAATAGAGTTGAGATTTACATACACAGCGAAAACGCGAAACATGTAGCAGAGTCCCTTCTAGAACATATTTATTCGATACATAACGGTAAACTTGAGAGACATGAAAGCATTATAAAAAATGGTCTAGAGACAATTAAACATTTGTTTTACGTTGCAAGTGGCGTTGACTCCATAGCAGTCGGCGAATACGAAATTCTCAATCAAATAAAGAACGCTATGTTAGAGTCTAAAAAAATGGGGATCATGGATAAAGAGATAGAAAGGTTAATTGAAAGAGCTTTGAGGGTAGGTCGTAACGCTAGGAGTAGAACAAACATCTCGAAAGGAAAGGTGGGAATATATTCCCTTACTTTAGATAAAATTAAAAGTGTTATAAATGATCTTGAAAAAGCTAGCGTTCTAGTGATAGGAGCAGGAGAGATAGGCTCCAAGATGTCTGAGCTTCTCTACAAGGAAGGCATAAAAAACGTTACCATAATGAATAGGACACTAAGCAAGGCGGAAGAATTAGGTAAGAAATATGGCTATAACTCTATGAGTTTAGATTTCTCAAGGGTCTCTGACTTTGACGTGGTCATTTCAGCGGTTTCAGGCATAAGAAACCAAATTAAATTGGAGGGCGATAGACCTTTAATTCTAGTAGACTTGTCTGTTCCCTCTTTGTTTTATGGGAAAAACGTACTCACGCTCACCGACCTTCAGGATTATTCAATGCTTAATATGGCAAATAGATTAGAGGAGTTACCTAAGATAGACGAAATAGTCGAAGAGGGAGTTCAAGAATTCATGATAGACCATATAAAAGAGCAACAAAATGAAATAATTTCTAGAATCTTAGGTAATGTAGAAAGAGTAAGAGAAACAGAAGTAAAAAAGGCTAAGAGGGAACTGGAGAAGAGAAACATCAATGTAGATAAGGACATTGACGAAGTGCTTGACGTGATGTCTAAATCGATTATAAACAAGGGTTTAGAGCCCTTAATAAAAAACATAAAGGTAATGGTGGAAAACGACGAAAGAAGATACATTAACTTTCTAATCGATGTATTTAACTATGGTCACATTCCCGACGATAAGACCGAGGAGATTAAGAGAAAAGAAACTCCTGAGAGATCTGACGGCTGA
- the hemC gene encoding hydroxymethylbilane synthase, translated as MIRVAARGSKLSRAQANLVIDYLKGIGYEVEFLEVKTRGDVFSTQKVAELGKGVFEKEVNQKVLEGEADLAVHSMKDMESDLDNRLEIVATLPRESPLDVIVSPRNVSVYEMERETLGTSSQRRRNFVNFVNPLITVKELRGNLDTRILRLQQGNFDAIIVAEAGIRRLKLDVKYKEIDPYDLTPAPNQGIIAVVARRDNDKIKTIIRNLSSEESYNEALAEREASKALGAGCNSSLGILFNQDGNRLEGIGTIYTPKIKLSVAMSTSKEPKDAGELLARRLREEAKKTGISIQA; from the coding sequence ATGATTAGAGTTGCAGCCAGAGGAAGCAAACTGAGTAGAGCCCAGGCCAATTTAGTGATAGATTACCTTAAGGGAATAGGATATGAGGTAGAGTTTCTCGAAGTTAAGACGAGAGGAGATGTATTTAGTACACAAAAAGTAGCAGAACTGGGGAAGGGCGTATTTGAGAAGGAAGTGAACCAGAAAGTCTTAGAAGGAGAGGCAGACCTTGCCGTTCACAGCATGAAAGATATGGAAAGCGATTTAGACAATAGACTTGAAATAGTTGCAACTCTACCACGAGAATCCCCTTTAGACGTTATAGTGAGCCCAAGGAACGTCTCCGTATATGAAATGGAGAGAGAGACATTAGGAACAAGCAGTCAACGCAGACGTAACTTTGTCAACTTCGTCAACCCTTTAATAACTGTGAAAGAGTTGAGGGGGAACCTGGACACGAGGATTTTAAGGTTACAGCAAGGGAATTTTGATGCTATAATTGTAGCAGAGGCTGGAATAAGAAGGCTTAAGTTAGACGTTAAGTATAAGGAAATAGACCCTTACGATCTTACCCCTGCTCCTAATCAAGGAATAATTGCTGTGGTTGCCAGACGCGATAACGACAAAATTAAAACTATAATCAGAAATCTTTCTTCCGAAGAAAGTTATAACGAAGCTTTAGCTGAAAGAGAAGCTTCCAAGGCTTTAGGCGCGGGCTGCAATTCTTCCCTTGGAATACTTTTCAACCAAGACGGAAATAGACTTGAAGGTATTGGTACGATCTATACACCTAAGATTAAATTAAGCGTTGCAATGAGTACAAGCAAAGAACCTAAAGATGCAGGTGAGCTTCTTGCAAGGAGACTTAGAGAGGAAGCGAAAAAAACTGGTATTAGCATTCAGGCCTGA
- the hemL gene encoding glutamate-1-semialdehyde 2,1-aminomutase, producing the protein MSYELWKEALSLFAGGVNSPVRALVRPSPFFTAKGEGPFLITEDGKKIIDYVLGYGPLILGHSPERVKQKIKEQVDKGWLYGTPSRIEVELAKKIINHIPSAQKVRFVNSGTEATMNAIRLARGFTGRTKILKFNGNYHGAHDYALIEAGSAVSEYGITISKGVPEEVVRTVTVCEYNDLECVERRLKSENIAAVILEPVMGNYGVIPPEDGFLRGVKELTSTYGSLLIFDEVITGFRLDIGGAQSLFKVVPDLTTLGKIIGGGLPIGAITGKREIMESITPAGSVFNAGTFNANPLSMTAGIATIEELENKNPYTEINRAAEVLADEIDQMIKTEHVTHRIGSMFQFFLGVKDVKNASDAKITNRALYLKIHEMLLKEGVFIPPSQLETIFTSTSHNDEVINITIDKFKKVLGELA; encoded by the coding sequence TTGAGTTACGAACTGTGGAAGGAAGCGCTTTCTTTATTCGCTGGAGGAGTAAATAGCCCAGTTAGAGCTTTGGTCAGACCATCTCCTTTCTTTACAGCGAAGGGAGAAGGGCCATTTTTAATTACAGAGGATGGCAAGAAGATAATAGATTATGTTCTAGGTTACGGTCCTCTAATTCTGGGACATTCGCCTGAGCGTGTAAAACAGAAAATAAAAGAGCAAGTGGACAAAGGATGGCTCTATGGTACACCTTCGAGAATAGAGGTAGAACTTGCAAAGAAGATCATAAATCACATACCTTCAGCACAGAAAGTTAGGTTCGTTAACAGCGGGACCGAAGCTACTATGAACGCTATAAGGCTAGCACGGGGTTTCACCGGCAGAACGAAGATTCTGAAATTTAACGGAAACTACCATGGTGCTCACGACTATGCTCTAATAGAGGCGGGAAGTGCGGTATCAGAATATGGCATAACAATTTCCAAAGGTGTACCGGAAGAAGTAGTTAGAACTGTAACTGTTTGTGAATATAATGATTTAGAATGTGTGGAAAGGAGACTTAAAAGTGAAAATATTGCCGCAGTGATACTAGAGCCAGTTATGGGAAATTACGGAGTAATTCCGCCTGAGGATGGATTTTTAAGAGGAGTAAAGGAACTCACTTCGACATACGGCTCTTTACTTATTTTCGATGAAGTAATTACGGGATTTAGACTGGATATAGGAGGAGCTCAGTCACTATTTAAGGTAGTCCCAGACCTAACTACATTAGGTAAGATAATAGGTGGTGGATTACCTATTGGAGCTATAACAGGAAAGAGGGAAATCATGGAAAGCATAACCCCTGCAGGGAGTGTATTTAATGCAGGTACGTTCAACGCAAATCCGCTTTCTATGACAGCAGGAATCGCAACTATAGAAGAACTTGAAAACAAAAACCCATATACGGAGATAAATAGAGCCGCAGAAGTCCTTGCGGACGAGATAGATCAAATGATAAAGACAGAGCACGTAACTCACAGAATAGGAAGTATGTTCCAGTTCTTTCTAGGTGTTAAAGATGTAAAGAACGCCTCTGATGCAAAAATCACAAACAGAGCGTTATATCTTAAGATCCATGAAATGTTGTTAAAAGAAGGAGTCTTCATACCTCCAAGCCAATTAGAGACCATTTTCACTTCCACATCGCATAACGATGAGGTTATTAATATTACTATAGATAAATTTAAGAAAGTATTAGGAGAATTAGCATGA
- a CDS encoding precorrin-2 dehydrogenase/sirohydrochlorin ferrochelatase family protein — protein sequence MSYFFPIFLRTSNIKVAIIGGGTVGTIRAKEMAKAGFPVKVISENFSEELIRESQNNNNLSLVKMKVTLENLPNVIRDSLIIISATSDHDLNREVCKISRFLGKLCNNPSDRESSDFIVPISSVNDNFGIAITTFGNSSLVSKELLKKVIEIADSREMVNLLKSMTYVKSFLKENVKDPKVRYNLYHVIFNDESFRNLAKTDDITRSLERAKELIGEGHARQEENRGSIE from the coding sequence ATGAGTTATTTCTTTCCCATCTTCCTGCGTACTAGCAATATTAAAGTAGCCATAATTGGAGGAGGTACAGTGGGAACTATTAGAGCGAAAGAGATGGCTAAAGCTGGATTTCCAGTTAAAGTAATTAGTGAAAATTTTTCAGAAGAGTTAATAAGAGAGAGTCAAAATAATAATAATCTGTCATTAGTGAAAATGAAAGTAACGCTGGAAAACCTTCCAAATGTGATAAGGGACTCTTTAATTATAATATCTGCTACAAGCGATCATGACTTAAACCGAGAAGTTTGCAAAATTAGTAGATTCCTGGGAAAGCTGTGCAACAACCCTTCTGATAGGGAATCATCAGACTTCATAGTTCCCATATCGTCCGTTAACGATAACTTTGGTATCGCGATTACTACATTTGGAAATTCTAGTTTAGTATCAAAAGAATTATTAAAAAAAGTAATAGAAATTGCTGATTCACGTGAAATGGTAAACCTCTTGAAGTCTATGACCTACGTTAAATCTTTCTTGAAGGAAAACGTAAAAGACCCGAAAGTAAGGTATAATCTATACCATGTCATTTTCAACGATGAGTCTTTCAGGAACCTTGCAAAAACAGATGATATCACAAGGTCACTTGAACGAGCTAAAGAATTAATAGGTGAGGGGCATGCTCGACAAGAAGAAAATAGAGGATCAATTGAATGA
- a CDS encoding uroporphyrinogen-III synthase has translation MQGDLERKRKKLVLAFRPDDKTIPPINGYEIINISVERTYCNEINNINITGYEAIAFMSERATVCFNFEIPASMKVYAVGPETASILKRKGVEPTIPRTFDSRSLAEKVLEDGVKSLIVVRSDKGNEYLRNYLSSKIIYKEIYSYTVRVDDENLEKAKKQLEECVPDIIVLTSAGITKLVSKYISPDCNYSVISIGPFTTEALRKEVKIIESKEHSIEGIMKLLENMR, from the coding sequence TTGCAAGGAGACTTAGAGAGGAAGCGAAAAAAACTGGTATTAGCATTCAGGCCTGACGATAAAACCATTCCTCCTATAAATGGATATGAAATAATTAATATCTCTGTTGAAAGGACTTACTGCAATGAAATTAATAATATTAATATAACTGGTTATGAAGCTATAGCTTTCATGAGTGAGAGAGCCACAGTTTGTTTTAATTTTGAAATACCAGCATCAATGAAAGTTTATGCTGTAGGACCGGAAACTGCGTCAATACTCAAAAGAAAAGGAGTTGAACCTACAATTCCAAGGACTTTCGATAGCCGTTCCTTAGCAGAAAAAGTGCTAGAGGATGGTGTAAAATCTCTCATCGTAGTTAGGAGCGATAAAGGAAATGAATATCTTAGAAATTATCTATCATCTAAAATAATTTATAAAGAAATCTATTCATATACTGTAAGAGTGGACGATGAAAATTTAGAAAAGGCTAAAAAACAGCTTGAAGAGTGCGTTCCAGATATAATAGTTTTGACAAGTGCGGGGATAACCAAACTTGTTTCGAAATACATTTCTCCTGATTGCAACTATTCTGTGATCAGCATAGGCCCTTTCACTACGGAGGCTTTGAGGAAAGAGGTAAAAATAATTGAGAGTAAAGAGCATAGTATAGAAGGAATAATGAAACTTCTTGAAAACATGAGGTAA
- the fen gene encoding flap endonuclease-1 codes for MGVDLSDIVEDIARDISFNELKGKKIAIDAYNAIYQFLAAIRQTDGTPLMDSKGRPTSHLSGIFYRTINIVESGIIPVYVFDGKPPEEKSAELRRRIEIKEKAMEKYEQARKEGEIRSMKKYAQMSSRLTNAVAEESKELLQAMGIPVLQAPSEGEAEAAYLTHKGYTWASASQDYDSLLFGADRLVRNLTLSGKRKLPNKDVYVDISPQFIDFVTLAKKLELSREQLIDIGILVGTDYNPEGVKGIGAKTALKIIKKYGSIENAIGKDLDEKDIDFDYKHIRKLFLDPKVSEPNSTIEMENPNEDRIREILVNEHDFNEDRVANGIARLHKGMKISKNMERQTGLDKWF; via the coding sequence ATCGGAGTAGATCTTTCAGACATAGTAGAGGATATAGCTAGAGATATATCCTTTAATGAATTGAAGGGAAAAAAGATAGCTATAGATGCATATAATGCAATATATCAGTTTCTTGCAGCTATAAGGCAAACAGATGGGACTCCATTGATGGACAGTAAAGGTAGACCTACTAGCCACCTTAGCGGAATATTTTATAGAACAATAAATATAGTAGAGTCAGGTATTATTCCAGTATATGTATTTGACGGAAAACCGCCAGAAGAAAAATCTGCTGAGTTACGCCGTAGAATAGAAATTAAAGAGAAAGCTATGGAAAAATATGAACAAGCAAGGAAAGAGGGAGAGATCAGGTCAATGAAGAAATATGCCCAAATGTCTTCTAGACTTACAAATGCCGTCGCTGAAGAAAGTAAAGAGTTACTCCAAGCTATGGGGATACCAGTATTACAGGCTCCCTCTGAAGGTGAAGCGGAGGCGGCATACTTAACTCATAAAGGTTACACGTGGGCATCCGCAAGCCAAGACTATGACTCATTGCTTTTCGGCGCTGACAGATTGGTAAGGAATCTGACCCTATCAGGAAAAAGAAAGCTTCCTAACAAAGACGTTTACGTTGATATTTCGCCTCAATTTATAGATTTCGTGACCTTAGCCAAAAAATTGGAACTATCTAGAGAACAACTAATAGACATAGGAATTTTGGTAGGAACTGACTACAACCCAGAAGGGGTAAAAGGGATAGGAGCTAAGACAGCTCTAAAAATTATAAAGAAATATGGCAGCATCGAAAATGCAATAGGGAAAGATTTAGATGAGAAAGATATAGACTTTGATTATAAGCATATTAGAAAGCTTTTTCTAGATCCTAAAGTGAGCGAACCTAACTCTACAATAGAAATGGAGAACCCTAATGAAGATCGTATAAGGGAAATCCTGGTTAACGAACACGACTTTAATGAAGATAGAGTAGCTAATGGTATAGCCAGGCTTCATAAGGGAATGAAGATAAGCAAAAACATGGAAAGGCAGACTGGACTCGACAAGTGGTTCTAA
- the hemB gene encoding porphobilinogen synthase has translation MVTFPTIRPRRLREKKLLRDLTAESYIRKDSLVLPVFIKEDISSPEEIPSMPDVYRYPINDKLIKFIELSIENGINKFILFGIPKYKDDIASSAMDSNGVIQRSTKIIKETFGDKVLVITDECTDEYTSHGHCGIVRVNGSSYKVDNDESIKLHAKIALSQAKAGADVIAPSSMMDGVVGEIRRTLDENGYEDIPIMAYSSKYASSFYGPFRDAAYSKPAFGDRRGYQMDPRNKEEALREVYLDIEEGADIVMVKPAHTYLDVISEVKRNFPSYTLAAYHVSGEYSMIKAASINGWIDEKRSVLEVTTSIFRAGADIVITYYANKIMQWLKEGDVF, from the coding sequence ATGGTCACATTCCCGACGATAAGACCGAGGAGATTAAGAGAAAAGAAACTCCTGAGAGATCTGACGGCTGAAAGTTATATCAGGAAGGATTCACTTGTACTTCCAGTTTTCATAAAAGAGGATATCTCTTCCCCAGAGGAAATCCCATCTATGCCAGACGTTTATAGATATCCAATTAATGATAAACTGATAAAATTTATTGAATTATCTATTGAAAATGGCATAAATAAATTTATTCTTTTTGGTATACCTAAATACAAAGATGACATAGCGAGCTCAGCTATGGACTCTAACGGAGTAATTCAAAGGTCTACAAAAATAATCAAGGAAACCTTCGGAGATAAGGTGTTAGTCATCACCGATGAATGCACGGATGAGTATACTTCCCATGGACATTGCGGAATTGTAAGGGTTAACGGAAGTTCTTATAAAGTGGATAATGACGAGAGCATTAAGTTACATGCTAAAATAGCGTTAAGCCAAGCTAAAGCTGGTGCAGATGTTATAGCTCCTTCTAGTATGATGGATGGTGTGGTTGGCGAGATAAGAAGAACCTTAGATGAAAATGGTTATGAGGATATACCGATAATGGCTTATAGTTCTAAGTACGCTTCTAGCTTCTATGGTCCTTTCAGGGACGCAGCTTATTCCAAACCTGCATTTGGAGATAGAAGGGGATACCAAATGGATCCTCGTAACAAAGAGGAGGCATTGAGGGAGGTTTATTTAGACATAGAAGAAGGAGCTGACATTGTTATGGTAAAACCTGCGCATACGTACTTAGACGTTATATCAGAAGTGAAAAGAAATTTTCCTTCTTACACGTTAGCTGCATATCATGTAAGCGGCGAGTATAGCATGATTAAGGCTGCATCGATAAACGGATGGATAGATGAAAAAAGGTCTGTACTAGAAGTTACTACATCTATCTTTAGGGCTGGAGCTGACATAGTTATTACATACTATGCAAATAAAATAATGCAATGGTTGAAAGAAGGTGATGTGTTTTGA
- a CDS encoding alkaline phosphatase family protein, with amino-acid sequence MGKALLLVLDGASFHIMMDLKQDLSFLYEIMKDGVFGNLQSVFPSITPVALASLFSGKQPEHNGVTGPKIFIKNRPLSKPLSAFSSASLIEDPVWAHLARKGYKSIVLSAPQSLPDKWKIENMILFDPYRAKMKGCDRGFLINEGENWIMEGKWKLLCHDDLCTLHYPSPEGEEEIELEKSKWSNPFLIKATCKRKELIGVTRAIQKDNKVYILPPAFDNEEWYNVKELGKDVWENVSIKEGMILDGDYHGLSSGIIDLEEYMQTVFFAFQFFLSYSKFVLNKYDWDFAITYLPLIDNLQHLLYGIDDATATEHIRRAYQLGDEFVREHSSMGDNIIICSDHGIAKVRKKVYLNKFLERINLLSLEGDRINWKRTKAYYGGGGIIRINLVNREKYGIVSKKEFPKLIRYIMRNLESLEDPESRVRIFTSIYANEVPAEDRKADIAIMGVTKGYSISSQIGNTDIIESVVPYRTSSADHGYYRAEDMDGVILMHGKDFKKGLKVNCRIIDIMPTILKIYNMDAKSDGRALTEVLANYGI; translated from the coding sequence TTGGGAAAGGCACTTCTCTTAGTGTTAGATGGTGCTTCATTTCACATAATGATGGATCTGAAGCAAGACCTTTCGTTTTTATATGAAATCATGAAAGATGGTGTTTTCGGAAATTTACAAAGCGTATTTCCATCAATCACCCCTGTTGCTTTAGCTTCCCTATTTTCTGGGAAGCAACCAGAACATAATGGGGTTACTGGACCTAAGATATTTATTAAAAATAGACCTCTAAGCAAACCTTTATCAGCATTTTCTAGTGCTTCCTTAATTGAAGATCCGGTTTGGGCTCACTTGGCAAGGAAAGGATATAAGAGCATAGTTCTTTCTGCACCACAATCTCTTCCTGATAAATGGAAAATAGAAAACATGATTCTCTTCGATCCTTATAGAGCAAAAATGAAAGGTTGTGATAGAGGATTCCTGATAAATGAAGGGGAGAACTGGATTATGGAAGGTAAATGGAAATTACTTTGCCACGATGATCTATGTACACTGCATTACCCCTCACCTGAAGGGGAGGAAGAAATAGAGTTGGAGAAGAGCAAATGGAGCAACCCATTTTTAATAAAAGCCACATGTAAAAGGAAAGAGCTTATCGGTGTTACGAGAGCAATCCAGAAGGACAACAAGGTCTACATTTTACCTCCAGCTTTCGACAACGAGGAGTGGTATAACGTTAAAGAGTTAGGAAAGGACGTATGGGAAAACGTTTCAATAAAAGAAGGAATGATTTTAGATGGAGATTACCACGGTCTATCAAGCGGAATCATAGACTTAGAGGAATACATGCAAACAGTGTTCTTTGCTTTTCAATTCTTTCTAAGTTATTCTAAGTTCGTTCTAAACAAATACGACTGGGACTTCGCAATTACATACTTACCTTTGATAGATAACCTTCAACATTTGCTGTATGGAATAGACGATGCTACAGCTACGGAGCATATAAGGCGCGCATACCAGCTAGGAGACGAGTTTGTCAGGGAACATTCGTCCATGGGAGACAACATAATAATTTGCTCTGACCATGGGATAGCAAAAGTTAGAAAGAAAGTCTATTTAAATAAATTTTTGGAGAGAATAAATTTACTTTCGTTAGAGGGGGATAGAATAAACTGGAAAAGAACGAAGGCATATTACGGCGGTGGAGGTATAATAAGGATCAACCTAGTTAATAGAGAAAAATATGGAATCGTTAGTAAAAAGGAGTTTCCAAAACTAATAAGATATATAATGAGGAACTTAGAGTCATTGGAAGATCCTGAATCACGAGTCAGAATATTCACATCAATTTATGCCAATGAAGTTCCAGCAGAGGACAGAAAAGCAGATATAGCGATTATGGGAGTAACTAAGGGATATTCTATTTCCTCTCAGATAGGGAATACCGATATCATAGAGAGCGTAGTCCCATACAGAACATCCTCCGCAGATCATGGATATTATAGAGCCGAAGACATGGACGGGGTTATTTTAATGCATGGAAAGGATTTTAAAAAAGGATTAAAAGTGAATTGTAGGATAATAGATATAATGCCCACTATTCTAAAGATTTATAATATGGACGCTAAAAGCGATGGAAGGGCACTGACAGAGGTCTTAGCTAATTACGGCATATAA